A single Sphingobium sp. RAC03 DNA region contains:
- a CDS encoding AAA family ATPase, producing MAELTSDASRIAELADAGVRMIERLRRKAFLPDTRKGLDVRYGIAEAATLLGCSTNRIRMAEEDGRLPQPPATDSGRRAGYTIEELLHMRDVLGASPARAPLDQPPIIAVQNFKGGVGKSTVTTHLAHYLAVQGYRVLVVDCDSQATTTTLFGLNPHFNVTREETLYPYLSIDPTQADLLYAVKKTPWPNVDLIPSNLELFDVEYEMAAAGADGGSILATRFRKLKAGLMDLARSYDVVLLDPPPALGTISLAVMQAANALIVPLAATTPDFCSTVQFLSMMEQVIGQLGQAGIDVDYSFVRLICSKFNGNDPAHAMVQQIMEQTFGPALLPVPILESAEISHAAMRMMTVYELDKPIGTARTHKRCRSNLDEALGQVEQLVRRGWGRVSPVSEEALVNEAA from the coding sequence ATGGCCGAATTGACTTCAGATGCATCGCGAATAGCAGAATTGGCGGATGCGGGCGTCCGCATGATTGAGCGGCTTCGCCGCAAGGCCTTCCTTCCCGATACCCGCAAAGGTCTCGATGTACGTTATGGAATCGCCGAAGCCGCCACGCTCCTCGGCTGTTCGACCAACCGCATCCGCATGGCCGAGGAGGACGGTCGCCTCCCCCAGCCGCCGGCTACCGATTCGGGACGCCGGGCGGGCTACACGATCGAAGAGCTCCTTCATATGCGCGATGTCCTTGGCGCGTCGCCTGCCCGCGCCCCCCTCGATCAGCCGCCCATTATCGCTGTCCAGAATTTCAAAGGCGGCGTCGGCAAATCGACCGTTACCACCCACCTTGCACATTATTTGGCGGTGCAGGGTTATCGGGTCCTGGTCGTCGATTGCGACAGCCAGGCTACGACCACGACGTTGTTCGGACTCAATCCGCATTTCAATGTGACGCGCGAGGAGACGCTTTATCCCTACCTCTCGATCGACCCGACCCAGGCCGACCTACTCTACGCCGTAAAGAAGACACCCTGGCCCAATGTCGATCTCATTCCCTCCAACCTCGAACTATTCGACGTCGAGTATGAGATGGCGGCTGCCGGCGCTGACGGTGGAAGCATCCTCGCAACGCGTTTTCGCAAACTCAAAGCGGGCCTGATGGACCTGGCGCGCTCTTACGACGTGGTCCTGCTCGATCCGCCTCCGGCACTCGGAACGATCAGCCTCGCGGTGATGCAGGCCGCCAATGCGCTCATCGTCCCCCTCGCAGCAACGACCCCCGATTTCTGCTCCACGGTCCAATTCCTATCCATGATGGAGCAGGTCATCGGACAGCTCGGCCAAGCCGGCATCGACGTAGATTATTCGTTCGTCCGGCTGATCTGCTCGAAGTTCAACGGCAATGATCCGGCTCACGCCATGGTCCAGCAAATCATGGAGCAGACGTTCGGGCCTGCCCTACTCCCGGTACCCATCCTCGAGTCCGCAGAGATTAGCCACGCCGCGATGCGCATGATGACCGTCTATGAACTAGACAAACCCATCGGAACCGCCCGCACGCATAAGCGGTGCCGGTCCAACCTTGATGAAGCACTCGGACAGGTCGAGCAACTCGTACGCAGAGGCTGGGGACGCGTTTCGCCGGTAAGCGAGGAGGCCCTTGTCAATGAAGCGGCCTGA
- a CDS encoding ParB/RepB/Spo0J family partition protein, which produces MARNQKDYLADLLADDEAPVPAPAADEASGPIAPPARPDRMRGTTLLSRESALARVATGEVRQVTQMLLDPARVRVWTGNARHYNHLTEENCRELIDSILAEGGQKVPAVVRRIDNDPDHDFEVIAGTRRHWSISWLRRNSYPEMQFVAQVVALDDEAAFRLADLENRARKDVSDLERARNYTAALRQHYGNHMTRMADRLKVSKGWLSKMLKVAALPDVVVSAFASPDDIQLKPAYALAQLFDDKARAATITSAAKQIAKLQAERRMSGDLPFPAAEVLRRLHLATESKADVAEPFTYKSKIGRDALSLVSSNRQGATIRLHAGSGATEDELLRGLREALAHLDASGRGLLR; this is translated from the coding sequence ATGGCGCGTAATCAGAAGGACTATCTGGCCGACCTCCTCGCCGACGACGAGGCACCAGTGCCCGCGCCCGCCGCTGATGAAGCCAGCGGCCCGATCGCGCCACCAGCACGCCCCGACCGCATGCGCGGGACCACGCTGCTCAGCCGGGAGTCTGCGCTTGCGCGCGTCGCAACCGGCGAAGTCCGGCAGGTCACTCAGATGCTTCTCGATCCTGCACGTGTTCGTGTCTGGACCGGCAACGCTCGTCACTACAACCATCTGACTGAGGAGAATTGCCGGGAACTGATCGACTCGATCCTCGCAGAAGGTGGACAGAAGGTGCCCGCCGTCGTGCGGCGCATCGACAATGACCCAGATCACGACTTCGAGGTTATTGCTGGGACCCGCCGCCACTGGTCGATTTCCTGGCTGCGCCGAAACTCCTATCCGGAGATGCAGTTCGTCGCCCAGGTCGTGGCGCTCGACGACGAGGCCGCCTTCCGACTTGCAGACCTTGAGAATCGAGCCCGAAAAGACGTCTCGGACCTGGAGCGTGCCCGGAACTACACCGCCGCTCTTCGCCAGCACTACGGCAACCATATGACCCGGATGGCAGATCGGCTCAAGGTATCGAAGGGTTGGCTCTCCAAGATGCTGAAAGTCGCTGCACTGCCCGACGTGGTGGTTTCGGCTTTCGCCTCCCCCGACGATATTCAGTTGAAACCGGCCTATGCCCTCGCGCAGCTATTCGACGACAAGGCGAGAGCGGCGACAATCACTAGCGCCGCAAAGCAGATCGCGAAGCTGCAAGCGGAACGCCGAATGAGCGGCGACCTTCCCTTTCCCGCAGCGGAGGTGCTTCGTCGCCTTCATCTGGCGACCGAAAGCAAGGCCGACGTCGCCGAGCCCTTCACATACAAGAGCAAGATTGGGCGCGACGCGCTCAGCCTCGTCTCGTCCAATCGGCAAGGGGCGACAATCCGCCTCCATGCCGGCTCCGGTGCAACCGAGGACGAACTCCTTCGCGGGCTCCGCGAAGCCCTCGCCCATCTCGATGCCTCGGGCCGTGGTTTGCTGCGCTGA
- a CDS encoding replication initiator protein A has protein sequence MTKARQAHISEQFDLFLPYISDLPLRDQREMMERPFFSLAKSKRVKPIDYNSPDGKLWVHVSANPDYGMATIWDADILIYCASTLADMARRGVNDVPRKLHLMPYDLLRAIGRPTTGRAYELLAQSLDRLVSTTVKTNIRAENRREATFSWLDGWTQLVDEKTERSRGMTLELSNWFHEGVLMQGGILSIDRAYFDISGGRERWLYKVARKHAGGAGEAGFAISLPTLFEKSGAEGQYRRFKFEIAKIAERNELPGYSIAIEQAPGKREPSLRMRRRSEADTEQTSRPKKGGAQRRSEPKGAAKALNANPTTAAPSPQDGAPDLLDVRSMVRRTVTTLSSKATEGFITDATLQTLRGECPGWDYQNLHLLFREWIDGDPSRTPVNYQNAFIGFVRRYDKENRHTLRN, from the coding sequence GTGACAAAAGCAAGACAAGCTCACATCAGCGAGCAATTCGACCTCTTCCTGCCCTATATCTCTGACCTCCCCTTGCGCGACCAGCGTGAAATGATGGAGCGTCCCTTCTTCAGTCTCGCGAAGTCCAAGCGGGTCAAGCCGATCGACTATAACTCTCCCGACGGGAAACTCTGGGTCCACGTCTCCGCCAACCCGGACTATGGGATGGCTACCATCTGGGACGCCGACATCCTGATCTACTGCGCCTCAACGCTCGCTGACATGGCACGGCGCGGCGTCAACGACGTCCCGCGCAAACTCCATCTTATGCCTTATGATCTGCTCCGTGCGATCGGCCGTCCAACCACAGGACGCGCCTACGAATTGCTGGCTCAGTCGCTCGACCGCCTTGTCTCGACCACGGTCAAGACTAACATCCGAGCCGAGAACCGACGCGAAGCTACCTTCAGCTGGCTGGATGGCTGGACCCAACTGGTCGACGAGAAGACCGAGCGATCGCGCGGAATGACCCTAGAGCTCAGCAACTGGTTCCACGAGGGTGTTCTCATGCAGGGCGGCATCCTCTCCATCGACCGAGCCTATTTCGATATAAGCGGCGGCCGCGAGCGCTGGCTCTACAAGGTTGCCCGCAAGCACGCCGGGGGGGCCGGCGAGGCCGGGTTTGCCATCTCTCTGCCGACCCTCTTCGAGAAATCTGGCGCCGAAGGCCAGTATCGCCGCTTCAAGTTCGAGATTGCAAAAATCGCCGAGCGCAACGAGCTGCCGGGCTATTCGATCGCGATCGAGCAGGCACCCGGGAAGCGGGAACCCAGCCTGCGTATGCGGCGCAGATCCGAGGCTGACACCGAACAAACATCTCGACCCAAGAAGGGGGGGGCGCAACGCCGATCGGAGCCGAAGGGCGCGGCCAAGGCCCTGAACGCAAATCCAACGACGGCGGCCCCGTCTCCACAGGACGGAGCGCCGGATCTCCTTGATGTTCGCAGTATGGTTCGAAGGACCGTGACGACGCTTTCGTCGAAAGCCACCGAGGGGTTCATCACCGACGCCACGCTTCAAACCCTTCGCGGCGAATGCCCTGGTTGGGACTACCAGAACCTCCATTTGTTGTTTCGGGAGTGGATCGACGGTGATCCCTCGCGCACACCCGTCAACTACCAGAACGCCTTCATTGGCTTCGTTCGGCGATACGACAAAGAAAACCGACACACGCTGAGGAATTGA
- a CDS encoding DUF7146 domain-containing protein, with protein sequence MPLTAEKPSQELVDIVGALGGTWHGYVAMCSCPAHNDSEPSLSLRQGNSDILVNCFAGCDRQDILRELRRIRVTRHYPRPAPSHPASAGNAQRIWDQAHEIHGTLAERYLATRHLLPAPPDARFHPRCPYLPKPRTQFLPALLVAVRASHKLVAIQRIFLDPETAYYTRKVMLGRPLNGAWRGGEGGTSLAIAEGFEDARAFSLLHNMPCWASLGAGRLSHLIIPDAITRLVIAEDNDVEGRAAATDAEAHYARPGLTIERAPPPRPFKDWAKVLYARANQISGIAATG encoded by the coding sequence ATGCCCCTCACCGCCGAGAAGCCCTCACAAGAACTGGTCGATATCGTTGGAGCCTTGGGAGGCACGTGGCACGGCTATGTCGCAATGTGCTCCTGCCCCGCGCATAACGATAGCGAGCCGAGCCTGTCGCTCCGTCAGGGCAACAGCGACATTCTCGTCAACTGTTTCGCGGGTTGTGATCGCCAGGACATACTTCGCGAACTCAGGCGCATCCGTGTCACTCGCCATTACCCACGACCTGCCCCCTCACATCCTGCTTCCGCCGGGAACGCTCAACGCATCTGGGACCAGGCGCACGAAATTCACGGAACGCTAGCGGAGCGCTATCTTGCCACACGGCACCTGCTGCCAGCCCCTCCGGACGCGCGCTTCCACCCACGCTGCCCGTACCTTCCCAAACCCCGAACGCAGTTTCTACCCGCGTTGCTGGTCGCGGTGCGCGCGAGCCACAAACTGGTCGCAATCCAACGCATCTTTCTCGATCCCGAAACGGCCTATTACACACGCAAGGTGATGCTCGGTCGGCCCTTGAACGGTGCTTGGCGGGGCGGGGAGGGCGGCACATCCCTCGCGATCGCAGAAGGCTTCGAAGACGCCCGCGCGTTCTCGCTTCTCCATAACATGCCGTGTTGGGCAAGTTTGGGCGCCGGCCGTCTCAGTCATCTCATCATACCCGATGCGATCACGCGGCTCGTCATCGCCGAGGACAATGACGTCGAGGGGCGCGCAGCCGCCACCGATGCCGAGGCACATTACGCACGGCCAGGCCTGACGATCGAGCGAGCACCTCCGCCACGACCCTTCAAGGATTGGGCTAAGGTTCTCTACGCGCGCGCCAACCAGATTTCGGGCATCGCTGCCACGGGCTGA